ATCTTATACAGATATAGCCTTTGCTCAATTCGGTTTAGCGGGGCTGGATAGGCTGAGAGATTACGAAATTGTGCAGCCTGCGTTAGCAGCGCTTCCTTTGGCTCGCTGGGATATGGTGTGCGATACGATGGAAGGCTTGCGGACGGGGAGCCCCGACAACATCGGGGTCGTACTGCTATGCGGCAGCGGAACGAATGCCGCAGGCAGGAATCCTGCAGGTGAAAGTGTGCAGGTTGGAGGTATTGGTTATTTGTTTGGTGATTCACTCGGGGCCAATTACATGGCTACTACGATGTTTCGGGCTGCCGTCAGGTCGTGGGAAGGCCGAGAAATTCCATCGGTTCTGCCTAATAAATTACTGCAATACTTTGGATTCTCTCGAATGGAGGATCTGATAGATGATTTCATGGATCGCAATGTAAGCCAAATTCGCGAGGGCAAGCTAACGATTTCGCTGCATGAAGCTGCCCATGAAGGAGATCAGCTGGCCGCAAGGCTTTTGGAGGAAGCAGGAAGAGAACTTGGCGTCACAGGCAATGCTGTTATCCGCAAACTTGGCGGGTTCAAGCCGCAGCAGCCGATTCCGATCGTACTCGTCGGGAGTGTGATTCAGAAAGGGCGAAGCCCGCTGCTTCTGAATGCATTACGCCGGACATTAGAGACGGAAAATCCGTATATTGATCTGATTATTCCCCAAATGGCGCCTGTTTATGGAGCGATTCTGCTAGCCATGGACCATTTGCAAATACCGTCAAATGAACAACTGCTTCAGAAATTTACTGCCCATGGAGGATATGAACAATGAAGAAAGAACATTTGAAAATTGCAGTTATTGGCGGAGGCTCCTCTTACACGCCTGAATTAATAGAAGGTTTCATTCAGCGATATGCGGAACTTCCCGTTAAGGACTTATACTTGGTGGACATTGAGGAAGGCCGAGAAAAGCTGGAGATCGTTGGCAACTTAGCGAAACGAATGTTGAAGAAAGCCAATGTGCCGATCCAAGTACATTTGACATTTGATCGCCGGGAAGCCATTAAGGATGCGGATTTCGTTACCACGCAGCTCCGCGTAGGGCTGCTGGAAGCTCGTGGACGTGATGAGCGAATACCGCTCAAATACAACTGTATCGGCCAAGAAACGACGGGCGCTGGCGGCTTTGCCAAGGGAATGCGGACCATTCCAGTCATTTTGGACATCTGCAAGGATATGGAGGAGCTAGCCCCGAATGCCTTCTTGGTTAATTTTACGAATCCTGCCGGCATGGTAACAGAAGCGGTGCTTAAATATTCCAAGATACGAACGATTGGCCTATGTAATTTGCCGATCGAAACCAAGATGCAGATTGCCGCCTTAATGGGCGTAGACGTATCCAGGATTGATATTGAGATGGTAGGCATCAATCACTTGAATTGGACGACCAAAATCTTCGTTGACGGCGAAGATCGAACCGACGAAATTTTGTTCCAAGCTTCCGGGGAAAGCAAGTTTACGATGACCAATATCCCTGGTTTTGCGTGGAATCAAGCTTTCATTCAATCCATGGGCTCCTTGCCTTGCGGCTATCATCGATACTACTATATGAAAGAAAAAATGCTCAAGAAGCAGTTGGAAGAAATCGACACCAAGGGCAGCCGCGCCGAAATCGTCAAGCAAGTGGAGAACGAGCTGTTCGAGCTGTACAAAGATCCGAATCTTGCCATTAAACCTAAGCAATTGGAGCTGCGCGGCGGTGCTTATTATTCCGAGGCAGCCCTCAATTTGATTTCCTCCATTTACAATAATAAGAAAGACGTGCAGATTGTGAATGTCAAAAACAATGGCACGATTCCAAGCTTGCCGAATGATGCTTCGATCGAAGTGAACTGTGTGATCGGCTCCGACGGTGCGAAGCCTGTACAATTGACGACACCGATGAATGCGAAAATCCGCGGGTTGCTGCAAGTGGTCAAAGCTTACGAAGAGCTTGCGGTTGAAGCGGCTGTGAAAGGCGACTACAATGCTGCTTTACAGGCATTAACGATTCATCCGTTGGTAGGTTCCGTAGATATCGCAAAGCCGTTGCTGGATGAAATTCTAGCAGAGAATAAGTCATATTTACCGCAATTTTAATGTTCATTTATAGCTATCAGGCAGACCCTCAGCTTATTGCTGAGGGTCTCTTGTTTGCAGATCAGATGATTCGCGAATTCTCTGGCATTTCCCATATGACCGTGCAGCAACAGCAGAACTTTCTGACTTTCTCCCCAAAAATCAAGATAGGAAAGCTTCAGATCAATAAATGATATTTCGCAGCACCCAAAAGCAAAGAAGTTGACTGCTTGTGTTAAACTAAAGAGACATTAAACAAAAATGGAGGAAGTTTCAATGAGCCAACGCTTTCGAATTACAAGAGGATTACAGGAAAGTGAACATGCTGAGAAAGCCATTTCACTGGAGGAATGCAAGCAGTATTTTTCGTCCAAGCCGGACTTTGAGTATACATCCGTCTTTACAGTGACTGGCGCTACGAGCATGTCGATTGAGGGAGACTTTTTCATGTGGAGCTACGGTGAGATCAAGATCCCATTCCGCCATTATCAAGGAGATATCTACGTGTCTGGGACCAATGAAGCGGTCATCCCCAGAATGATGGAGGTTGCAGGCGAGTTGGGCGCGGATGTGGTGGAAGGGTAAAAAGGACCATTTCTTGCCTGTTTCCTTCGCTAGGCAAAAGAAGTGAATCGGACAGCTAACTGTTGTCAGACGAGATATTCCCATTAATTGTCATCCTTCTCTACGCGTCAAGAATTGCTCATTGTCGGTACCGTGGACGTCCATGTACGATACCCTTATTCCCTTGAACAGATGTTCAGGGGCGAGAGGGGGGGCATTGTTTTCGTTGGTGGGGAAGGATCTTTTTGTCATTTTGAAAGCGATTTCATTATGAAATGGGAGTGATTTTGAAGATGGAAATGTGGAAAAAAGGTTGCCTTGTCAGTATGATGTTTGTGTTGCTGTTCAGTACAATTCTGGTGGGAAAGGCTCCTTCGGCGCAGGCGGCAGATGAATTTGATAGTCTGCGGGCAAAATGGAACGAATATTTGGTCGGGAAGCAGCCCTTCAATTCGTCTGACACGGATATATCAGCAGCGGTTGCAGCTATTTCCGATACCGTGACGAACGGCCAGAATACCGGGCATTGGAACACTTTGAATAAAGCGGCAGGGAGAACGTATCTATGGAGCGATCTCGCAAGCAGTTGCTCGGCCTCAGGCAGCTACGGCCGATTGAAAGCGATGGCTCGCGCGTATGTCACACAGGGTACGGCTGTATACCAAGACCCCAGCTTGGGCGCTGATATCGTGAGTGCGCTCGATTGGGTCTACGCGAACAAATTTAATGAAAACTCAACATACAACGCCTCCTGCGGCTGGGATTATGAAATCGGTATGCCGCTTACGCTAACCGATACGATGGTGATGATGTATAGTCAGTTGAGC
Above is a genomic segment from Paenibacillus sp. HWE-109 containing:
- a CDS encoding N-acetylglucosamine kinase, with protein sequence MSDPAYILGVDGGGSKTYAVIVNMQGDKVSSGVSGSSNHQVVGIDKALAHITESIDQALQAAGLSYTDIAFAQFGLAGLDRLRDYEIVQPALAALPLARWDMVCDTMEGLRTGSPDNIGVVLLCGSGTNAAGRNPAGESVQVGGIGYLFGDSLGANYMATTMFRAAVRSWEGREIPSVLPNKLLQYFGFSRMEDLIDDFMDRNVSQIREGKLTISLHEAAHEGDQLAARLLEEAGRELGVTGNAVIRKLGGFKPQQPIPIVLVGSVIQKGRSPLLLNALRRTLETENPYIDLIIPQMAPVYGAILLAMDHLQIPSNEQLLQKFTAHGGYEQ
- a CDS encoding 6-phospho-beta-glucosidase, which encodes MKKEHLKIAVIGGGSSYTPELIEGFIQRYAELPVKDLYLVDIEEGREKLEIVGNLAKRMLKKANVPIQVHLTFDRREAIKDADFVTTQLRVGLLEARGRDERIPLKYNCIGQETTGAGGFAKGMRTIPVILDICKDMEELAPNAFLVNFTNPAGMVTEAVLKYSKIRTIGLCNLPIETKMQIAALMGVDVSRIDIEMVGINHLNWTTKIFVDGEDRTDEILFQASGESKFTMTNIPGFAWNQAFIQSMGSLPCGYHRYYYMKEKMLKKQLEEIDTKGSRAEIVKQVENELFELYKDPNLAIKPKQLELRGGAYYSEAALNLISSIYNNKKDVQIVNVKNNGTIPSLPNDASIEVNCVIGSDGAKPVQLTTPMNAKIRGLLQVVKAYEELAVEAAVKGDYNAALQALTIHPLVGSVDIAKPLLDEILAENKSYLPQF